The following are from one region of the Paenibacillus sabinae T27 genome:
- a CDS encoding UDP-glucose dehydrogenase family protein: MNLAVIGTGYVGLVSGVCFTLGGNHVICVDKDEEKIARLGQMKSPIYEPGIEALIEMNLKEGRLKFSSDLRESVRLSDIVILAVGTPSLPNGEADLQYIESAAADIGRAMEGYKIIMTKSTVPVGTNEKIRQIIAAHTGYPFDIVSAPEFLREGSAIQDTLHPDRVIIGLDNPALEPVMRELHQGFTENIVVTDIRSAEMIKYASNAFLATKISFINEIANICEKVGADVTEVAEGMGLDRRIGSSFLQAGIGYGGSCFPKDTKALIQIAGNVDYEFKLLKSVVEVNQGQRFMILAKLHESIGSLQGATIGIWGLAFKPNTDDVRESPAREIIEALVKEGAHVKVYDPIAADNFRKQYDHPLIHWCAVPEEAGTGSDAVCLLTDWAVFKDIDLHLLAAGMRKPILIDGRNVYSKEQIEGTGLEYYSVGRPRMGGLSGLSPSVAGAV; this comes from the coding sequence ATGAATCTGGCGGTAATCGGCACTGGCTATGTCGGCCTCGTATCGGGCGTATGCTTTACACTTGGGGGTAACCATGTTATTTGCGTCGATAAGGATGAGGAGAAGATCGCCCGGCTGGGCCAGATGAAGTCGCCCATCTACGAACCGGGTATCGAGGCGCTGATCGAAATGAACCTGAAAGAGGGAAGACTGAAGTTCTCCTCCGATCTCCGGGAGTCGGTTCGCCTCTCGGATATCGTTATCCTTGCTGTAGGCACGCCTTCTCTCCCGAACGGGGAAGCGGATCTGCAGTACATCGAAAGCGCGGCTGCGGACATCGGCCGAGCCATGGAAGGCTATAAGATCATCATGACGAAGTCTACCGTTCCCGTAGGAACGAACGAGAAAATCCGCCAGATTATCGCTGCCCACACCGGCTATCCGTTCGATATCGTATCGGCGCCGGAATTCCTCCGGGAAGGCTCGGCCATCCAGGATACGCTGCATCCCGACCGGGTGATCATCGGTCTCGACAACCCGGCCCTTGAGCCCGTTATGCGGGAGCTTCATCAGGGCTTCACCGAAAATATTGTCGTCACCGACATCCGCAGCGCGGAAATGATCAAGTACGCCTCGAACGCATTTCTGGCAACCAAAATTTCGTTCATCAACGAAATCGCCAATATCTGCGAAAAGGTAGGCGCGGATGTGACCGAGGTGGCCGAGGGAATGGGCCTCGACCGGCGGATCGGCTCTTCCTTCCTCCAGGCGGGAATCGGCTACGGCGGCTCCTGCTTCCCGAAAGATACGAAGGCGCTGATCCAGATCGCAGGGAACGTCGACTACGAATTCAAGCTGCTGAAATCGGTGGTCGAAGTCAATCAGGGCCAGCGGTTCATGATTCTTGCGAAGCTCCACGAGTCGATAGGCAGTCTGCAGGGTGCGACAATCGGAATCTGGGGACTGGCCTTCAAGCCGAACACCGACGATGTGCGCGAATCGCCTGCAAGGGAAATCATCGAGGCGCTTGTTAAGGAAGGCGCGCATGTGAAGGTGTACGATCCGATTGCCGCGGACAATTTCCGGAAGCAATACGACCACCCGCTGATTCACTGGTGCGCCGTGCCGGAGGAAGCGGGAACCGGCAGCGACGCGGTCTGCCTGCTCACAGATTGGGCCGTGTTCAAGGATATCGATCTGCACCTTCTGGCAGCAGGAATGCGCAAGCCGATCCTGATCGACGGGCGCAACGTCTACTCCAAGGAACAAATCGAAGGAACCGGGCTGGAATATTATTCGGTGGGACGCCCGCGGATGGGCGGACTCAGCGGCTTGTCTCCAAGCGTGGCAGGAGCGGTATAA
- a CDS encoding glycosyltransferase, translated as MKIAIAHDYLIQMGGAERVVEVFHHMYPEAPIFTTVFNGNRLTENLKDADIRASWLQKIPGVKDNFKGVLPLYPMAIRDLDFSGFDIVLSSSSAFMKSIQVPKRTFHLCYCHTPMRFAWDYDTYMERQSNSGLFKRVLKLYIQQLKMWDQRTSKNVNQFVANSSVVKSRIRNYYHRDADVIFPPINTSRFKSSSSIGDYYLIVSRLVSYKRIDLAVEAFNRNGLKLLIVGDGPDRKRLEGMAKSNVKFLGRLEDDEVNGLMSQCRAYIFPGEEDFGITPLEANAAGRPVIAYQAGGALDTIVPYVNGVFFKKQEVDDLLGAIAEVESYAWDVGKIMKHAQKFDERTFMVQFKQYVEQAYVNFLKGG; from the coding sequence ATGAAAATAGCGATAGCGCATGATTACTTAATCCAAATGGGCGGAGCGGAAAGGGTGGTGGAGGTTTTTCACCATATGTATCCGGAGGCTCCAATCTTCACGACGGTTTTTAACGGAAACCGCCTGACCGAGAATCTCAAGGACGCGGATATCCGGGCCTCCTGGCTGCAAAAAATTCCGGGAGTGAAGGACAATTTTAAAGGGGTGCTGCCGCTTTATCCCATGGCTATCCGCGATCTGGACTTCAGCGGGTTCGACATCGTACTGAGTTCCAGCAGCGCGTTCATGAAGAGCATCCAGGTTCCCAAGCGTACATTTCATCTCTGCTACTGCCACACCCCGATGAGATTTGCCTGGGATTATGACACCTATATGGAACGGCAGTCGAATTCCGGTTTATTCAAAAGAGTGCTGAAGCTCTACATCCAGCAGCTCAAAATGTGGGATCAGCGGACCTCCAAAAACGTGAACCAGTTCGTTGCCAACTCATCCGTTGTCAAGAGCCGGATACGGAACTACTACCATCGGGATGCTGATGTCATCTTCCCGCCCATCAATACCTCCCGGTTCAAAAGCTCAAGCTCCATCGGCGATTATTATCTGATCGTCTCCAGACTGGTTTCCTACAAGCGGATCGATCTGGCGGTCGAAGCCTTCAACCGCAACGGTCTGAAGCTGCTCATCGTCGGCGACGGTCCCGACCGGAAGCGGCTGGAAGGAATGGCCAAGAGCAATGTTAAATTCCTCGGCCGTCTCGAAGACGATGAGGTCAACGGACTGATGTCGCAGTGCCGGGCTTATATTTTTCCCGGGGAAGAGGATTTCGGCATAACGCCGCTGGAGGCGAACGCTGCGGGAAGACCGGTTATCGCCTATCAGGCGGGCGGAGCGCTGGACACGATAGTGCCCTATGTAAACGGCGTATTTTTCAAGAAGCAGGAAGTCGACGATTTGCTAGGGGCTATTGCCGAAGTGGAATCGTATGCATGGGACGTCGGGAAAATTATGAAGCACGCGCAGAAATTCGATGAACGAACGTTTATGGTGCAGTTCAAGCAGTATGTTGAACAGGCGTATGTGAACTTTCTAAAAGGAGGATGA
- a CDS encoding glycosyltransferase family 4 protein, whose product MSYPDGLNIMSTGLSWPSVQPGGLNTYFKSVCEQLSSRNRVQALICTKEMPATPEELIIHNAGDPKESIWKRKDAFQRKAADMFNSGKERIDILYSHFAPYGVGPAIEAKKRGIPVVMTFHGPWNEEMKIEGQGIKHQVKTAIAKSIERKAYRLADKFIVLSETFRDILHSLHGIPLDKIVIIPGAANIDRFIPSSNRLAVRRMLNLPEGATTVLTVRRLVNRMGLLQLLEAWRSVSERFPNAILLIGGKGPLRAELEERIADYGLTSKVRLLGYIPDHELASYYQAADLFVVPSQALEGFGLITAEALASGLPVMATPIGGNREILQNFRPELLFKSSSAADMAEGISHMLGNRRLLPSREECREHVLERYTWEHVADQVEAVFREVMGKGETLNVESGIYRSHG is encoded by the coding sequence ATGTCTTATCCTGACGGATTGAACATTATGTCAACGGGCCTTAGCTGGCCTTCCGTGCAGCCTGGCGGGCTCAACACGTATTTCAAATCCGTCTGCGAGCAGCTCTCCTCCCGCAACCGGGTGCAGGCGCTGATTTGCACCAAGGAGATGCCGGCAACTCCCGAGGAACTGATTATCCATAACGCCGGCGATCCGAAAGAGTCGATCTGGAAGCGGAAGGACGCCTTTCAGAGAAAGGCGGCGGACATGTTTAACAGCGGGAAGGAAAGGATCGACATCCTGTACTCCCATTTCGCTCCCTACGGGGTCGGCCCGGCCATCGAGGCGAAGAAGCGCGGCATTCCGGTTGTCATGACGTTCCACGGCCCCTGGAATGAAGAGATGAAGATCGAAGGCCAGGGAATCAAGCATCAGGTGAAGACCGCGATTGCCAAGTCGATTGAACGGAAGGCTTACCGGCTCGCGGATAAGTTCATCGTCCTCAGCGAGACCTTCCGCGACATTCTCCATTCGCTGCACGGTATTCCGCTTGACAAGATCGTCATCATTCCCGGAGCGGCCAACATCGACCGGTTCATTCCTTCAAGCAACCGGCTTGCGGTCCGTCGAATGCTGAATCTGCCGGAAGGGGCCACCACGGTGCTGACGGTTCGCAGGCTCGTGAACCGGATGGGCCTCCTGCAGCTGCTGGAAGCCTGGCGGTCCGTGTCTGAGCGCTTCCCGAACGCTATCCTGCTGATCGGCGGCAAAGGCCCCTTGCGGGCGGAGCTCGAAGAGCGGATCGCCGATTACGGGCTGACAAGCAAGGTCAGGCTGCTCGGCTATATCCCCGACCATGAGCTGGCCTCGTATTATCAGGCGGCTGACCTGTTCGTCGTTCCGTCGCAGGCTCTGGAGGGCTTCGGCCTGATCACAGCCGAAGCGCTGGCTAGCGGACTGCCGGTCATGGCAACGCCGATCGGCGGCAACCGGGAAATCCTGCAGAATTTCCGGCCGGAGCTGCTCTTCAAGAGCTCGTCCGCCGCGGATATGGCCGAGGGGATTTCCCACATGCTCGGCAACCGAAGGCTTCTTCCGAGCCGGGAGGAATGCCGGGAGCATGTGCTGGAAAGGTACACCTGGGAGCATGTCGCGGATCAGGTGGAAGCCGTATTCAGAGAGGTTATGGGGAAAGGAGAGACGCTGAATGTTGAGAGTGGCATATATCGATCACACGGCTAG
- a CDS encoding glycosyltransferase family 4 protein — translation MLRVAYIDHTARWSGGEVALFNILTHIGEQVDPLVILAEEGALADRLRDRGIDVRIVPMDESVRSRGRNTVNLGAPAAAMKLLAYGRKIAPLLKKERVACVHTNSLKSALYGTVAAKMAGVPLIWHIRDHIGAPYLKPVVAKAIRLLSRLLPNGVIANSKSTLSALELPKSKKTLVVYSAFAKAIGGVAGRGDQKDFNVLLVGRLAEWKGQHILLDAAKKLQGNGRIKFWLAGDALFGEDEYKKKLLATIEREGLDNVSLLGHVEDIQGLMQQADLLVHTSITPEPFGQVIVEGMAAGLPVIASNEGGPVEIVVPGETGLLIQPGDPAILAESINWMLEHPEERERMAEAGIKRVKEHFVIENTVKEIVAYYKGLVAGT, via the coding sequence ATGTTGAGAGTGGCATATATCGATCACACGGCTAGATGGAGCGGCGGCGAGGTAGCGTTGTTCAACATTCTGACCCATATCGGAGAACAGGTTGACCCGCTTGTGATCCTGGCGGAGGAAGGCGCGCTGGCCGACCGCTTGCGCGATAGAGGAATCGACGTCCGGATCGTGCCGATGGACGAGAGCGTCCGAAGCCGCGGCCGCAACACCGTCAACCTGGGCGCGCCGGCTGCTGCCATGAAGCTGCTGGCCTACGGCCGTAAAATCGCTCCGCTGCTGAAGAAGGAGCGGGTAGCCTGCGTGCATACCAACTCCCTTAAGTCTGCCCTGTACGGAACGGTTGCCGCCAAGATGGCAGGCGTACCGCTGATTTGGCATATTCGCGACCATATTGGCGCGCCTTATCTGAAGCCGGTTGTCGCCAAAGCCATCCGGCTGCTCTCGCGTCTATTGCCGAACGGCGTCATCGCCAATTCGAAGTCCACGCTCAGCGCGCTGGAGCTGCCGAAGTCGAAGAAGACGCTGGTCGTCTATTCCGCTTTCGCCAAAGCGATCGGCGGCGTAGCCGGACGCGGGGACCAGAAGGACTTCAACGTTCTGCTGGTCGGGCGGCTGGCCGAATGGAAGGGTCAGCATATTCTGCTGGATGCGGCCAAGAAGCTTCAGGGTAACGGCCGAATCAAGTTCTGGCTGGCGGGCGACGCCCTCTTCGGCGAAGACGAATACAAGAAGAAGCTGCTTGCGACGATCGAGCGCGAGGGGCTTGACAATGTAAGCCTCCTGGGACATGTGGAGGACATTCAGGGATTGATGCAACAAGCGGATCTGCTCGTCCATACTTCGATCACACCGGAGCCGTTCGGCCAGGTGATCGTCGAAGGGATGGCGGCGGGTCTGCCGGTAATCGCGTCCAATGAGGGAGGACCGGTTGAAATCGTCGTGCCGGGTGAGACAGGACTGCTCATTCAGCCTGGAGACCCGGCTATTCTTGCGGAATCGATCAACTGGATGCTGGAGCATCCCGAAGAGCGGGAAAGAATGGCGGAAGCCGGGATCAAGCGGGTAAAGGAACATTTTGTGATCGAGAACACGGTCAAAGAGATTGTCGCCTATTATAAAGGCCTGGTGGCGGGCACCTGA